In Stanieria sp. NIES-3757, the DNA window AAGGCATGGCAGTAGCCATGCCAAAAGCCAATCCTCAGAATTTTTAATCTTCAGCAAAAATATAACGATGTAACTCGCTAGATGATGGTTCGGGACTAGTTTCAGCAAATTGAACCGCTTCATCAATTTCAGCTTGAATCTTCTTCTGAATTTCCTTGAGTTCTTCGCTGCTAGCTAAATTATTGTTTTGAAGATATTTAGCAAATCTTTCAATCGGGTCTCTTTCTGCCCAAAATTCTTTTTCTTCTTGAGAACGTAACTCGTCAGGATCGGCTAAAGAATGACCCCGAAAACGATAGGTTAAAGCTTCAATCAAAGTTGGTCCTTCGCCTGCACGAGCGCGGGCGATCGCTTCTTGAGCCACAGCACGAACTGCCAACACATCCATCCCATCAACTTCATAACCAGCCATATCAAACACACTGGCTTTTTTGTAGATTTCTGGTTGAGAAGTAGCTCGCTCATGAGCCATTCCAATTGCCCACTTATTATTTTCTACTACATAAATCATTGGCAACTTCCACAAAGCTGCCATATTCAAACATTCAAAAAATTGACCGTTATTGCTTGCTCCATCCCCAAAAAAGCAAACTGATACTTGGTCAAAATTAGGATCTCCTAAAGCTTCTCGGCGATATTTACTTTGAAAAGCAGCTCCTGTAGCAACGGGAATTCCTTCAGCCACAAAAGCATATCCCCCCAGTAGTTTATGTTCGGCAGAAAACATATGCATCGAACCACCACGACCTTTACTACAGCCCGTTTCTTTACCAAATAACTCTGCCATTACTTCGCGAGCAGGAACACCAGCACTAAGGGCATGAACGTGGTCGCGATAAGTACTACAAACATAATCCTGGTCTGGTCGGAGAGCTTTAATTACTCCTGTAGAAATTGCTTCTTGACCATTATATAAATGGACAAAACCAAACATTTTGCCCCGATAGTACATTTCAGCACACTTATCCTCAAATAAGCGTCCTAAGACCATGTCCTCATAGAGCATCAATCCTTCTTCTTTAGTAATTTTTATAGAAGTAGAATCGAATTTAGGTAAAGTTCGTTCAGCACACATAGAGTCTGTAGTATTTTTATAAAACGCAAATATCTATTCAATCATAAAACAAGCTGTTCAAGCTGATAGACTAACTACGATTGTTGTCTTAATCGAGAATGGTATTGAGAGAAAATACGCTCATGCACCAGAAAACAAGATCATGAAAATAAGCTAAGATTATTTGTTGCTTGCTAATTAATCTTTTATGGATGCTTTTGACTTAACTCCTCCTCAATGGACAGAAAGAGCCATTCATGCTGTACCTTTTGGTTGTCCGAATTGTAAAGCCAATGCTGCTGAAGCTAAAGCCGTGTGGCTCAATCGTCGCGCTCCTGTAACTGTCGAAAATTATCGGCGCAAATGGCAAGAGTTTTATTGGTGTGAATGTGATACTGCTTGGTGGGCTTGGAGTAACGATCGCTCCGCGTCTCAGCGAAGCACCGAAATTTAATATATTCCTTCTTAGTCTTTTAGTTTGAACTATCCCATCTCGATGCAATAATTTTTTTTGAGGGAATAAAACAATTTATCCTAATACATGACTATCATCAAATTCACTTTCATATGCAGTTTTCTAAAATTCTGATTGCTAATCGGGGAGAAATTGCCCTAAGAATCTTACATACTTGTTCAGAAATGGGCATTGCTACTGTAGCAGTACATTCTACTATTGACCGTCAAGCCCTTCACGTTCAGTTAGCTGATGAAAGTGTCTGTATTGGTCCTCCTGTTTCTGGTAAAAGTTATCTCAATATTCCTAACATTATTGCTGCTGCTCTAACTCGTAATGCTACCGCAATTCATCCAGGTTACGGCTTTTTAGCTGAAAATGCTCGTTTTGCAGAAATTTGTGCCGACCATCAACTTACTTTTATTGGTCCTAGTAAAGAAGCAATTCTGGCAATGGGAGATAAATCTACTGCTAAAAAAACTATGCAAATGGCAGGAGTGCCAACTATCCCAGGCAGTCAAGGTTTATTGAGAGATGAACAAGAAGCACTCATGGTAGCAGCCGAAATTGGTTATCCAGTCATGATTAAGGCTACTGCTGGAGGCGGTGGACGAGGAATGCGTTTGGTTCAAGATGAAAGTGAATTAACGAGATTATTTCAAGCTGCACAAGGAGAAGCGGAAGCTGCATTTGGTAATGGAGGCGTTTATTTAGAGAAATTTATTAGTTGTCCTCGCCACATCGAATTTCAAATTCTAGCCGATAGTCATGGCAATGTGATTCATCTGGGTGAGAGAGATTGTTCTATTCAACGCCGTCACCAGAAATTATTAGAAGAAGCTCCCAGTGTGGCTCTTACTCCAGAGTTACGGCTCAAAATGGGAGAAGCTGCGGTCAAAGCAGCTAAATCGATTAATTATGTCGGTGCAGGAACTGTAGAGTTTTTGGTGGATGAGTCTGGTAATTTCTATTTTATGGAAATGAATACTCGGATTCAGGTAGAACATCCAGTTACCGAAGTGATTACAGGTTTAGATTTAATTGCTGAACAGATTCGCATTGCTCAAGGGGAGAAGTTACGGCTCAATCAGCAACAAGTTGAATTGCGGGGTCATGCGATTGAATGTCGCATTAATGCCGAAGATCCTGCTTATAATTTTCGTCCTCATCCTGGTAGAATTAGTGCCTATTTGCCCCCAGGTGGTCCAGGAGTAAGAATGGATTCTCATGTCTATACTGATTATGAAATTCCAGCTTACTATGATTCTTTAATTGGCAAATTAATTGTTTGGGGGGAAAATCGTGAAGTAGCTATTAAACGAATGAAAAGAGCGTTAAGGGAATGTGCGATCACAGGAGTTCCTACGACAATTGGCTTTCACCAAAAAAT includes these proteins:
- a CDS encoding pyruvate dehydrogenase (acetyl-transferring) E1 component, alpha subunit — its product is MCAERTLPKFDSTSIKITKEEGLMLYEDMVLGRLFEDKCAEMYYRGKMFGFVHLYNGQEAISTGVIKALRPDQDYVCSTYRDHVHALSAGVPAREVMAELFGKETGCSKGRGGSMHMFSAEHKLLGGYAFVAEGIPVATGAAFQSKYRREALGDPNFDQVSVCFFGDGASNNGQFFECLNMAALWKLPMIYVVENNKWAIGMAHERATSQPEIYKKASVFDMAGYEVDGMDVLAVRAVAQEAIARARAGEGPTLIEALTYRFRGHSLADPDELRSQEEKEFWAERDPIERFAKYLQNNNLASSEELKEIQKKIQAEIDEAVQFAETSPEPSSSELHRYIFAED
- a CDS encoding acetyl-CoA carboxylase, biotin carboxylase; translated protein: MQFSKILIANRGEIALRILHTCSEMGIATVAVHSTIDRQALHVQLADESVCIGPPVSGKSYLNIPNIIAAALTRNATAIHPGYGFLAENARFAEICADHQLTFIGPSKEAILAMGDKSTAKKTMQMAGVPTIPGSQGLLRDEQEALMVAAEIGYPVMIKATAGGGGRGMRLVQDESELTRLFQAAQGEAEAAFGNGGVYLEKFISCPRHIEFQILADSHGNVIHLGERDCSIQRRHQKLLEEAPSVALTPELRLKMGEAAVKAAKSINYVGAGTVEFLVDESGNFYFMEMNTRIQVEHPVTEVITGLDLIAEQIRIAQGEKLRLNQQQVELRGHAIECRINAEDPAYNFRPHPGRISAYLPPGGPGVRMDSHVYTDYEIPAYYDSLIGKLIVWGENREVAIKRMKRALRECAITGVPTTIGFHQKILDHPAFLAGKVYTNFIQEHLM